Proteins encoded by one window of Companilactobacillus ginsenosidimutans:
- a CDS encoding bifunctional 5,10-methylenetetrahydrofolate dehydrogenase/5,10-methenyltetrahydrofolate cyclohydrolase, protein MIKLDGKKVAGALDEKMSQRVATLEEKGITPGIAVVLVGDNSASAVYVRNKQRRAEKLGMRSDLIKFDADVTEDTLLKKIEELNNDPAIDGFLVQLPLPDHIDEDRVINAIDPKKDVDGFAPDNVGHLWIGEPQTKPATAAGILMMLDFYDVDLDGKNVVIIGRSNIVGKPVAAMMLAKNATVTVAHSHTKNLKELAKTADVLVVAIGRAKFVNKDYVKDGAIVVDVGMDRDENGKLCGDVDFDDVQDTAAMMTPVPGGVGPMTITALMDQVIELAEERANG, encoded by the coding sequence ATGATTAAATTAGATGGAAAAAAAGTAGCTGGAGCTCTTGATGAAAAAATGAGCCAACGTGTAGCTACGCTTGAAGAAAAAGGTATAACTCCTGGTATTGCTGTTGTTTTGGTAGGCGATAATAGTGCCAGTGCCGTATACGTAAGAAATAAACAACGTCGTGCTGAAAAGCTGGGAATGAGATCAGATCTCATTAAGTTTGATGCTGATGTTACTGAAGACACCCTTTTGAAAAAAATTGAAGAGCTGAATAATGATCCAGCTATTGATGGATTTTTAGTTCAGTTGCCATTACCTGATCATATCGATGAAGATCGAGTAATCAATGCTATTGATCCTAAGAAGGATGTTGATGGTTTTGCTCCTGATAATGTTGGTCATTTGTGGATTGGTGAGCCTCAAACAAAGCCAGCTACTGCTGCAGGTATTTTAATGATGCTTGATTTCTATGATGTTGATTTAGATGGTAAGAATGTAGTTATCATTGGTAGAAGTAATATTGTTGGTAAACCAGTCGCTGCAATGATGTTAGCTAAAAATGCAACTGTCACTGTTGCTCATTCTCATACTAAAAATTTGAAAGAACTTGCTAAAACGGCCGATGTATTAGTAGTCGCAATTGGTCGTGCAAAGTTTGTAAATAAAGATTATGTCAAAGATGGCGCCATTGTTGTTGATGTTGGTATGGATAGAGACGAAAATGGTAAGCTTTGTGGCGATGTAGATTTTGATGACGTTCAAGATACTGCTGCAATGATGACTCCTGTACCTGGCGGTGTAGGGCCTATGACTATAACAGCCTTGATGGATCAAGTGATTGAGCTCGCAGAGGAAAGGGCAAATGGATAA
- the nusB gene encoding transcription antitermination factor NusB yields MTINRHEIRELAVQSLFSIDTTKDDAETAIKSTLELADKPDMVVPDYLTFLVSGTLEKESEIDSEISKQLKDKWTIARLSRIDRAILRMGLFEMQNSLEVPKKVAIDEAIELAGDFGDKDSKSFVNGILSNFVEG; encoded by the coding sequence GTGACTATAAACAGACACGAAATCAGAGAATTAGCAGTACAATCACTTTTTTCCATAGATACAACAAAAGATGATGCTGAGACAGCTATCAAGTCAACATTAGAATTGGCTGATAAGCCGGATATGGTAGTCCCAGATTATTTAACTTTTCTTGTTTCGGGAACTCTTGAAAAAGAGAGTGAAATTGATTCAGAAATTTCAAAACAATTAAAGGACAAATGGACAATTGCCCGTTTGTCTAGAATTGATCGTGCCATACTTCGTATGGGACTATTTGAAATGCAAAATAGTTTAGAAGTTCCAAAAAAAGTTGCTATTGATGAAGCAATTGAGCTTGCCGGAGATTTTGGCGACAAGGACTCAAAGTCATTTGTTAATGGTATCTTATCTAACTTTGTTGAAGGGTAG
- a CDS encoding Asp23/Gls24 family envelope stress response protein: MADQKYVTLHDDGRVNGNVEISHQVIEILLGIATSQVEGVYEMRGTISNRINSLFGRMNHGKGVDVAFEDDNVTADVFVYLEYGVSIPKVSLEIQRSAIEQLKFMTDINLSQINVHVVGLIAKKPNGDVERVTTDKKE, translated from the coding sequence ATGGCTGATCAAAAATACGTAACATTACATGATGATGGAAGAGTTAACGGAAACGTTGAAATCTCTCATCAAGTCATAGAAATCCTTCTTGGCATTGCTACAAGCCAAGTTGAGGGTGTTTATGAAATGCGCGGTACAATATCTAATCGCATTAATTCATTATTTGGTAGAATGAATCATGGAAAAGGTGTAGACGTTGCCTTCGAAGACGACAATGTTACTGCTGATGTATTTGTTTATCTTGAATACGGTGTTTCAATTCCTAAGGTATCCTTAGAAATTCAAAGATCAGCTATTGAACAGCTTAAATTCATGACAGATATTAATCTATCACAAATTAATGTGCATGTTGTCGGACTCATTGCTAAGAAACCAAATGGTGATGTTGAACGAGTAACAACGGACAAAAAGGAATAA
- the efp gene encoding elongation factor P — protein MSISVNEFKNGLTIEVKDGIWRVIEFQHVKPGKGSAFVRSKLKNLRTGAVQEMTFRSTAKVEKATIENKKMQYLYADGDNHVFMDTTTYEQLTIPAEQIKDELKYLKENMEVNIMMYGGETLGVDVPNTVDLEVTATEAGIKGDTQSGGSKPATMETGLVVQVPFFVKEGDKLTINTQDGTYISRAN, from the coding sequence ATGTCAATTTCAGTAAATGAATTTAAGAACGGTTTGACAATTGAAGTAAAAGACGGCATTTGGCGTGTCATTGAGTTCCAACACGTTAAGCCAGGTAAGGGTAGTGCCTTTGTTCGTTCAAAGTTAAAGAACCTTAGAACTGGTGCTGTTCAAGAAATGACTTTTAGATCAACAGCTAAAGTTGAAAAAGCAACAATTGAAAATAAAAAAATGCAATATCTTTATGCAGATGGTGACAATCATGTTTTCATGGATACTACAACATATGAACAATTGACAATTCCTGCAGAGCAAATCAAAGATGAACTTAAGTATCTTAAAGAAAATATGGAAGTCAACATCATGATGTACGGTGGTGAAACACTAGGTGTCGATGTTCCTAATACAGTTGATCTTGAAGTTACAGCCACAGAAGCTGGTATCAAGGGTGATACGCAATCAGGTGGTTCAAAACCAGCAACTATGGAAACTGGATTAGTTGTTCAAGTTCCTTTCTTCGTTAAAGAAGGGGACAAATTAACAATCAACACACAAGATGGTACATACATTTCACGTGCAAATTAA
- the rpmA gene encoding 50S ribosomal protein L27 gives MLKMNLQFFSHHKGGGSTTNGRNSAGRRLGAKRADGQAITAGAIIYRQRGTKIHPGANVGRGGDDTLFALTDGVVKFERLGKDKKKVSVY, from the coding sequence ATGCTTAAAATGAATTTACAATTTTTCTCTCACCATAAAGGTGGAGGTTCAACAACTAACGGTCGTAACTCAGCTGGTCGTAGATTAGGCGCAAAACGTGCTGATGGACAAGCTATTACAGCCGGAGCTATCATTTACAGACAACGTGGTACAAAGATTCACCCTGGTGCTAATGTTGGACGTGGTGGCGACGATACATTGTTCGCTCTTACAGACGGTGTTGTTAAGTTTGAAAGACTTGGCAAAGACAAGAAAAAAGTTTCAGTATACTAA
- a CDS encoding ribosomal-processing cysteine protease Prp, with product MIRASFHRNSDARIDSFLILGHADSGPYGQDLVCAAVSAVTIGTINNLEKLTKIQPQIVLDEVNGGHLGCRVTQAVSHDTALLLDNLFEILKDIEGSYPDNIKVMSQKNTIEF from the coding sequence ATGATTAGGGCAAGTTTTCATCGGAATAGCGATGCAAGAATTGATTCATTTCTGATATTAGGACATGCTGATTCAGGGCCTTATGGTCAAGATTTGGTTTGTGCTGCGGTATCGGCCGTGACAATTGGAACCATCAACAATCTGGAGAAGCTTACAAAGATCCAACCTCAAATTGTATTAGATGAGGTCAATGGTGGTCATCTTGGCTGCCGAGTAACTCAAGCTGTTTCGCATGATACAGCGTTATTACTTGATAATCTATTTGAAATATTGAAAGATATTGAAGGTAGTTACCCTGATAATATAAAAGTTATGTCACAAAAAAATACAATTGAATTTTAA
- the rplU gene encoding 50S ribosomal protein L21 — protein sequence MYAVIKTGGKQYKVEEKDSIFIEKLDVQAGDTVTFDDVILVSDGDNIKVGDPVVKGASVTGKVEKQGKEKKVVTYKYKPKKHSHKKTGHRQPYTKVTIDAIKG from the coding sequence ATGTACGCAGTAATCAAAACAGGTGGTAAGCAATATAAGGTTGAAGAAAAAGATTCAATCTTTATTGAAAAACTTGATGTTCAAGCAGGAGACACAGTTACATTTGACGATGTAATCTTAGTTTCTGACGGAGATAACATCAAAGTGGGAGATCCAGTAGTTAAAGGAGCTTCAGTTACAGGTAAAGTTGAGAAACAAGGTAAGGAAAAGAAAGTCGTTACTTACAAATACAAACCTAAGAAGCACTCACACAAAAAGACTGGTCACCGCCAACCTTATACTAAAGTAACTATTGACGCTATCAAGGGTTAA
- a CDS encoding DUF6541 family protein, with protein MKKRTSRTVILAIIYIILSVLYTWLFAPHGYIRLMDSYDILFHMNRVSSLGNIVSSPVNFQYWGHVGNMTSEFYPWLTILPGYFIFQLAGNPVTGFLISLTLVTFLTFVSSYYFMKKFSSNTLQSFLFSIIYTLAFFRMASVFYRAGVAEYICYIFVPMLFYEFSELLSGKFSKWPLFALSFSLIVLTHPLTAFTTVIIMIPLVFLILFSKVSHSWNYWYHLLLSGIESIIFVGITTLGFTLPMFQQQKYIPVNRPGLLDLASSAKDPVKMFQLATSTDLRNYSFGIIMILAVIFVVIFIWKDKLAYKLVGIEMLLALILSTSIIPWENLQDTFFNYLQFPWRFLNLFVFFAAIYMSHILTKLVDKRSPLLKLAVMLLVLVGCGSQVYASGDRLNHQITLVKPVSKLTTHNSSGYVHEFTQVDYYPQRSLPHKLKIRQHVAIVDGKRTKLHARVTTSSFIAKYYNVESSTIDLPVLVYKGVNVSINNETAPYTVSDRGTVQIKTKPGQNQIEVSYHYSTVAKASIGISIVGFIALIWLCINQGKILPVSERKNKQAKKAENS; from the coding sequence ATGAAAAAGCGAACCTCTAGAACCGTTATTTTAGCAATAATATACATTATTTTAAGTGTTTTATATACTTGGTTGTTTGCACCTCATGGGTATATTCGCTTGATGGATAGTTATGATATTTTATTTCACATGAATCGTGTGAGCAGTTTAGGTAATATTGTTTCTTCGCCTGTGAATTTCCAATATTGGGGACATGTGGGTAATATGACAAGCGAATTTTATCCGTGGCTGACAATTCTCCCAGGATATTTTATTTTCCAACTTGCGGGGAACCCTGTGACGGGATTCTTGATTAGTTTAACTTTAGTGACATTTCTAACTTTTGTTAGTTCGTATTATTTCATGAAGAAATTTTCTAGTAATACTTTACAATCATTTTTGTTCTCAATTATTTATACATTGGCATTTTTCAGAATGGCAAGTGTGTTTTATCGTGCCGGAGTAGCTGAATATATTTGCTATATATTTGTTCCGATGTTGTTCTATGAGTTTTCAGAGTTGTTATCTGGAAAATTCTCAAAGTGGCCACTATTTGCACTTAGTTTCAGCTTGATCGTTCTGACACACCCGCTGACTGCTTTTACCACAGTTATAATAATGATTCCACTAGTGTTTTTAATATTATTTTCAAAAGTATCTCACAGCTGGAATTATTGGTATCACTTACTTTTGAGTGGAATTGAATCGATTATATTTGTTGGTATAACGACATTAGGGTTCACTTTGCCGATGTTCCAACAACAAAAATATATTCCAGTAAATCGACCTGGACTATTAGATTTAGCATCATCGGCAAAAGACCCGGTTAAAATGTTTCAACTGGCAACAAGTACCGATCTTCGAAATTATTCGTTTGGGATAATTATGATTTTGGCAGTCATATTCGTAGTCATTTTCATTTGGAAAGATAAGTTGGCGTATAAACTTGTTGGTATTGAAATGTTACTTGCTTTAATTCTTTCAACATCAATTATTCCGTGGGAAAATCTACAGGATACATTTTTTAATTATCTTCAGTTCCCATGGAGATTCCTGAACCTATTTGTATTCTTTGCTGCTATTTATATGAGTCATATTCTCACAAAGTTAGTGGATAAACGTTCACCGTTGTTAAAATTGGCTGTGATGTTACTTGTTTTAGTTGGCTGTGGTTCACAAGTTTATGCTAGTGGAGATCGACTTAACCATCAGATTACGCTAGTCAAACCTGTTTCAAAATTGACTACTCACAACAGTAGTGGTTACGTGCATGAATTTACACAAGTTGATTATTATCCTCAACGAAGCTTGCCACATAAACTTAAGATTAGACAGCATGTGGCAATTGTAGATGGCAAACGCACTAAATTACATGCGAGAGTGACAACTAGTTCATTCATTGCCAAGTACTACAATGTGGAATCATCAACAATAGATTTACCTGTATTGGTATATAAAGGAGTCAATGTTTCAATTAATAATGAGACAGCTCCCTATACAGTTTCAGACCGTGGAACGGTTCAAATCAAAACTAAACCTGGTCAAAATCAAATTGAAGTTAGTTATCATTATTCAACCGTTGCTAAAGCATCGATTGGAATTAGTATTGTTGGGTTTATTGCCTTAATTTGGCTGTGCATTAATCAGGGAAAGATTTTGCCAGTTTCTGAAAGAAAGAATAAACAAGCCAAAAAAGCTGAAAACAGTTGA
- a CDS encoding sugar O-acetyltransferase, which yields MDMFEIMQSDKSYVSNQRDMPTDLQDKAKDLCWQINQTRPNEKKRRSELIKDLFGTSTELTFVEPTFHCDYGFNIHSHGLAVINYNCSILDTSPVDIGAGAFIAPGVVLACSDHSLNGEERISGVGTSSPIKLGKNVWIGANSVVLGDVTIGDNSVIGAGSVVNKDIPSNVVAVGSPCKVIRKITEDDKIKKRISN from the coding sequence ATGGATATGTTTGAAATTATGCAAAGTGATAAAAGTTATGTTTCCAATCAAAGAGACATGCCGACTGATTTACAAGATAAAGCGAAGGATTTATGTTGGCAAATCAATCAAACTCGCCCAAATGAAAAGAAGAGGCGTTCTGAATTAATCAAAGATTTATTTGGAACATCAACTGAATTAACTTTTGTGGAACCAACATTCCATTGTGATTATGGGTTTAATATCCATTCGCATGGGCTTGCGGTAATTAATTATAATTGTTCTATATTGGACACGTCCCCAGTAGATATTGGTGCAGGTGCGTTTATTGCACCTGGAGTTGTCCTAGCTTGCTCTGATCATTCCTTGAATGGTGAGGAGAGGATAAGTGGTGTTGGTACAAGTTCGCCAATAAAACTAGGTAAAAATGTCTGGATCGGTGCAAATTCGGTCGTACTTGGCGATGTTACAATTGGTGATAATAGTGTGATTGGCGCTGGTAGTGTAGTAAATAAGGATATTCCTTCAAACGTAGTTGCAGTTGGCAGTCCATGTAAAGTCATCCGAAAAATTACAGAGGATGATAAAATTAAAAAGAGAATCTCCAACTAA
- the miaA gene encoding tRNA (adenosine(37)-N6)-dimethylallyltransferase MiaA — MKKVVAIVGPTAVGKSALGLKLAKEFDGEIISGDSMQIYRGLDIGTAKDSKAELTEVPHHLVDICNVEERYTVKDFQKHAIKSLDEISSRSKVPFIVGGTGFYLNSLLRNLDLGGDSDTTPELRSKLLELEKSNGIDGLKKRLVSEDPESVKTIDMNNPRRLIRAIEVFETTGKSIVQQENGSEIAEFLLIGLTDDRQTLYNRINDRVDKMVELGLINEARTVFEQRSVIPQAKNGIGYKELFPYFEKQVSLDDSLTEIKKNSRHFAKRQLTYFRNQMDVNWYNITADKDYLEKINKKVSDFLR; from the coding sequence TTGAAAAAAGTTGTAGCAATTGTTGGACCAACTGCGGTTGGGAAAAGCGCATTAGGACTAAAATTAGCTAAGGAGTTTGATGGAGAGATTATTTCCGGAGATTCAATGCAAATATATCGTGGTTTGGACATTGGCACTGCGAAGGATTCTAAAGCTGAGCTTACTGAAGTACCGCATCATCTGGTCGATATTTGTAATGTTGAGGAAAGATATACCGTCAAGGATTTTCAAAAGCATGCCATTAAATCGCTTGATGAAATATCGAGTAGAAGTAAAGTTCCATTTATTGTTGGAGGAACTGGTTTTTATTTAAATTCATTATTACGTAATCTTGATTTGGGTGGAGATTCGGATACTACACCAGAGTTACGTTCTAAACTTTTAGAGCTTGAAAAAAGTAATGGAATCGATGGATTGAAAAAAAGGTTGGTATCTGAAGATCCCGAGTCTGTTAAAACCATAGATATGAACAATCCAAGGCGATTGATCCGTGCTATTGAGGTGTTTGAAACGACTGGAAAATCAATTGTGCAACAGGAGAATGGTTCGGAAATTGCAGAATTTCTACTTATTGGATTAACGGATGATCGTCAAACGTTATACAATCGAATCAACGACAGGGTGGATAAAATGGTTGAATTAGGGCTAATTAACGAGGCCAGGACTGTTTTTGAACAGAGAAGTGTAATTCCTCAGGCAAAGAATGGAATTGGTTACAAGGAATTATTTCCATATTTTGAGAAACAAGTATCGTTGGATGATAGTTTGACTGAAATCAAGAAGAATTCGCGTCATTTTGCCAAAAGACAACTCACTTATTTTCGAAATCAAATGGATGTTAATTGGTATAATATCACCGCAGATAAAGATTATCTTGAAAAAATCAATAAAAAAGTATCAGATTTTCTTAGATAA
- a CDS encoding DUF3042 family protein, producing the protein MAKKEKRFRFVKGFLFGSLTTATAVYGALHAFKKTVIEPEDAENERIEANRRRANRKSLQAHQG; encoded by the coding sequence ATGGCAAAAAAAGAAAAAAGATTTCGCTTTGTTAAAGGCTTCCTGTTTGGATCACTAACAACGGCTACAGCAGTTTATGGTGCATTACATGCTTTCAAGAAAACAGTAATTGAACCTGAAGATGCTGAAAATGAACGAATTGAAGCTAACCGTCGTCGTGCAAACAGAAAGAGCCTACAAGCTCACCAAGGTTAA
- the menC gene encoding o-succinylbenzoate synthase, translating to MQIIEYKMHQFFMKLKTPYRFAESTYRVRPINILAIKDELGNVGLGEVEAFQFPNYIDEIQSECVRSLNKRIMPLLGSKDYDTPFEFSRFINSTNGPFMGRAAAEMAIWDLFAKRNNISVQKLMSLAVGDSGKLKTSVPVGVAIGIKSNSQQIIDEIHSQLNKGYTRIKLKINHSYTLKMLEEVRTEFPHVLMMLDANSQFGLKDSSFFKNIDGLNFAMIEQPLGKKDLRDHAKLQERINTPICLDENIFTSEDIWKVINSGAGKIINMKLARVGGIANALAMSSLSESHGLKVWCGGMLETGIGRAFNLALASQKFYSFPGDISASDRYYENDLINETFTLNNGKIDVPTSPGLGVTLNESSQNAFNGDEWIKI from the coding sequence ATGCAAATAATAGAATACAAAATGCATCAATTTTTCATGAAGTTAAAAACTCCCTATCGGTTTGCTGAATCGACTTATCGAGTTCGCCCAATAAACATTTTGGCAATTAAGGACGAACTTGGTAATGTTGGACTTGGAGAAGTCGAGGCTTTCCAATTTCCAAACTATATTGATGAGATTCAGTCAGAATGCGTCCGAAGTTTAAATAAGCGCATCATGCCATTATTGGGCTCGAAAGATTATGATACACCGTTTGAATTCAGCCGTTTTATCAATTCAACTAATGGACCATTCATGGGCAGAGCAGCTGCTGAGATGGCTATCTGGGATTTATTTGCAAAGCGGAATAATATTTCTGTACAGAAGTTGATGTCGTTGGCAGTAGGTGATTCTGGAAAATTGAAGACCAGTGTTCCAGTTGGCGTCGCAATTGGCATTAAGAGCAATTCACAGCAGATAATCGATGAAATCCATTCTCAATTAAACAAAGGTTATACTCGAATCAAGTTGAAAATAAATCATTCTTATACTTTGAAAATGTTAGAAGAAGTTAGAACTGAATTTCCTCACGTTTTGATGATGTTAGATGCTAATTCGCAATTTGGTTTGAAAGACAGTTCATTTTTTAAAAATATCGATGGGTTAAATTTTGCAATGATTGAACAACCATTGGGTAAAAAAGATTTACGCGATCATGCGAAATTGCAAGAGAGAATTAATACACCCATTTGTTTAGATGAAAATATATTCACCAGTGAGGATATTTGGAAAGTTATCAATAGTGGTGCTGGCAAAATTATCAATATGAAACTTGCTAGGGTTGGTGGAATCGCGAATGCATTAGCTATGTCTTCATTGTCAGAAAGCCATGGACTGAAAGTCTGGTGTGGAGGCATGTTGGAAACTGGTATAGGTCGCGCATTTAATTTGGCACTTGCAAGTCAAAAGTTCTATAGTTTTCCAGGTGATATTTCAGCTTCGGATAGATATTATGAAAATGATTTGATAAATGAGACGTTTACACTGAACAATGGAAAAATTGATGTACCAACTAGTCCAGGCCTAGGTGTCACATTGAATGAGTCTAGTCAAAATGCTTTTAACGGTGATGAGTGGATTAAGATATAA
- a CDS encoding rhodanese-like domain-containing protein yields the protein MQVVNIILYVIVIAVLLYWGGSWLYYRYQGKKLGGEISQKEFESSMRKAQIVDLREKSNFDSKHILGARNLPYSQLKYVEGDLRPDLPVYLYDERKNTCIRAALKFKKWGFTDVKWMEDRFTDWTGKTKKTTKI from the coding sequence ATGCAAGTTGTAAATATTATTTTATATGTCATTGTTATCGCAGTTTTACTATATTGGGGTGGTTCTTGGCTTTACTATCGTTATCAAGGTAAAAAACTTGGTGGTGAGATTAGTCAAAAAGAATTTGAATCAAGTATGCGTAAAGCTCAAATTGTTGATTTGAGAGAAAAAAGTAATTTTGACTCAAAACACATTTTAGGTGCAAGAAATTTACCATATTCGCAGCTCAAGTATGTTGAAGGTGACTTACGCCCTGATTTGCCAGTTTATTTATATGACGAACGTAAAAACACATGTATCCGTGCCGCATTGAAGTTTAAAAAATGGGGATTTACAGATGTTAAGTGGATGGAAGATCGTTTTACTGACTGGACTGGAAAGACAAAGAAAACAACAAAGATATAG
- a CDS encoding ROK family glucokinase — protein MTDKKLIGVDLGGTTIKFAILTVKGEIQQKWSIETNILSDGQLIIPDIIDSINHHLKMYSMEADQFVGIGLGSPGTINFKDGTIKGAYNLNWQNSVYPVRDIEKGTGIPVTIENDANVAALGERWMGAGNNADDVVFVTLGTGVGGGIIANGQILHGAGGAAGEIGHVTVDPDGFMCTCGKRGCLETIASATGVVRVARDRASEYAGKSELKATLDDGQDISAKDVFDLAKENDDLAMIVVDYVCESLGFALANIANSLNPKYVIIGGGVSAAGKFLSDKVDAAMRKYEFATIKASTSLKLASLGNEAGVIGAASLIKVD, from the coding sequence GTGACTGATAAAAAACTAATCGGTGTTGACCTTGGTGGTACAACAATTAAATTTGCCATCCTTACAGTTAAGGGTGAAATCCAACAAAAATGGAGTATTGAAACTAATATTCTATCTGATGGTCAATTAATCATACCTGACATTATTGATTCAATTAATCATCACTTGAAGATGTATAGTATGGAAGCTGATCAATTTGTTGGAATTGGTTTAGGCTCACCAGGTACAATTAATTTTAAAGATGGTACTATCAAGGGTGCATATAACTTAAACTGGCAAAACTCAGTTTATCCAGTAAGAGATATTGAAAAAGGTACTGGTATTCCTGTTACTATCGAAAATGACGCCAATGTTGCCGCATTAGGTGAAAGATGGATGGGTGCTGGTAACAATGCTGATGATGTTGTATTCGTTACATTAGGAACTGGTGTTGGTGGTGGAATTATCGCCAATGGTCAAATTCTTCATGGTGCCGGTGGTGCTGCTGGAGAAATTGGACATGTTACAGTTGATCCTGATGGCTTCATGTGTACATGTGGCAAACGTGGTTGTTTGGAAACAATTGCTTCAGCTACTGGTGTTGTTCGTGTTGCACGTGATCGTGCTTCAGAATATGCTGGTAAGTCAGAATTGAAAGCTACTTTAGATGATGGACAAGATATTTCTGCCAAGGATGTCTTTGATTTAGCTAAAGAAAACGATGACCTTGCAATGATCGTTGTTGACTATGTTTGTGAGTCACTAGGATTTGCATTAGCAAATATTGCAAACTCACTCAATCCTAAATATGTAATTATCGGTGGCGGTGTTTCTGCTGCAGGTAAGTTCCTAAGTGATAAAGTTGATGCTGCCATGAGAAAATATGAATTTGCCACAATAAAAGCATCAACTTCACTTAAGCTAGCTAGTTTAGGTAACGAAGCTGGAGTTATCGGTGCTGCTTCACTGATTAAAGTTGATTAG
- a CDS encoding YqgQ family protein, with product MDNKQSFRTLYDVQQLLKKFGTYVHLGKRIWDIELMSIELKNIYNNEMIDKQTFIKAQMILKSEHRKEEKKEEERSK from the coding sequence ATGGATAATAAACAAAGTTTTAGGACTCTATACGACGTTCAACAATTGTTGAAGAAGTTCGGTACTTATGTTCATCTTGGTAAACGAATATGGGATATTGAATTAATGTCCATAGAGTTGAAAAATATTTATAATAATGAAATGATAGATAAACAAACTTTTATTAAAGCTCAAATGATTTTAAAATCGGAGCATCGTAAAGAAGAAAAAAAGGAAGAGGAACGATCAAAGTGA
- a CDS encoding rhomboid family intramembrane serine protease: MSFRRDSPYVTWILLIGIAVVFLLESLSGGSQNVDTLIYFGAKINSLVQGGDWWRLITPIFIHIGVIHILTNGFTLYFVGRILEPLIGHTRFFLIFMLSGITGNLASFAFGANNTIAAGASTSLFGLFAAFLALAMIYRENHFLGELGKTFLALILINLALDFSMTGIDIWGHIGGAVGGFLLGIAFGLPGIKRPNIFIRIIAFVACLAVSYFMYTKGMVVYG, translated from the coding sequence ATGTCATTCAGACGAGATAGTCCTTATGTTACTTGGATTTTATTGATTGGTATCGCAGTCGTATTTTTACTTGAATCATTGTCTGGCGGTTCTCAGAATGTTGATACTTTAATTTATTTCGGTGCAAAAATTAATTCACTGGTTCAAGGTGGTGATTGGTGGAGATTGATTACTCCTATTTTTATTCATATTGGAGTTATTCACATTTTGACTAATGGTTTTACACTTTATTTTGTTGGTCGAATTCTGGAACCGTTAATTGGACACACAAGATTTTTCTTAATATTCATGTTAAGTGGGATCACTGGTAACCTTGCAAGTTTTGCATTTGGAGCAAACAATACAATTGCTGCTGGTGCAAGTACTTCTTTATTTGGATTATTTGCTGCTTTCTTGGCACTTGCAATGATATATCGTGAAAATCATTTTCTTGGAGAATTGGGTAAGACATTTTTAGCTCTAATTCTTATTAACTTAGCGTTAGATTTTTCGATGACCGGAATTGATATTTGGGGACACATTGGTGGTGCAGTCGGAGGATTCCTACTTGGAATTGCTTTTGGGTTACCAGGTATTAAGCGTCCAAATATTTTCATCAGGATTATTGCATTTGTTGCATGTCTAGCTGTGTCATATTTCATGTACACAAAGGGAATGGTCGTTTATGGATAA